In Anaerostipes hadrus ATCC 29173 = JCM 17467, a single genomic region encodes these proteins:
- a CDS encoding amino acid ABC transporter permease translates to MLDSFYRAFVAEQRYLLYLDGLKVTILVSVIAILIGVALGTILALMRLTAEQKGKSTLLSKIAYVYIDIIRGTPTLTQLMIMYFVILKGQNGLLVGSLTFGLNSAAYVAEIIRAGIQAVDQGQMEGGRSLGLSYVQTMKDIILPQAIKNILPALGNEFIVLIKETSILGYVAIVDLTKVSDFVISRIFEALAPLLGTALIYYVIVKILTLGLNALERRLRQSDRR, encoded by the coding sequence ATGTTAGATTCATTTTACAGAGCGTTTGTCGCCGAGCAGCGCTATCTGCTGTATCTTGATGGATTAAAGGTGACGATCTTAGTATCTGTCATTGCAATTCTTATTGGTGTAGCACTTGGTACGATCTTGGCGTTAATGCGCTTGACGGCAGAGCAGAAAGGAAAGAGTACACTTTTATCGAAGATCGCATACGTGTACATTGATATCATCCGTGGAACACCAACATTGACACAGTTGATGATCATGTATTTCGTTATTTTAAAAGGTCAGAATGGACTGCTTGTAGGTTCCTTAACCTTTGGTTTGAACAGTGCAGCTTATGTTGCTGAGATCATCCGTGCAGGAATTCAGGCGGTTGATCAGGGACAGATGGAAGGTGGACGTTCTCTTGGATTATCCTATGTACAGACAATGAAAGATATTATCTTGCCTCAGGCGATCAAGAATATTCTTCCTGCCCTTGGAAATGAATTTATCGTACTGATCAAGGAAACATCTATATTAGGATATGTAGCGATCGTTGACCTGACAAAGGTATCAGATTTTGTAATTTCAAGAATCTTCGAAGCACTGGCACCATTGCTTGGAACAGCATTGATCTATTATGTGATCGTTAAGATCCTGACTCTTGGATTAAACGCATTAGAAAGGAGACTGAGACAAAGTGATAGACGTTAA
- a CDS encoding ComF family protein, with translation MLSFLFPPICPLCAKELLDKGEHICKICSKKQIFIKEPTCYSCGKSMKNQEKEYCSDCRRHPKNFERGMGLCIYQKPVTDSLAAIKYKNERKFAQYYLEEIRKRKYRELLRLKADAVIPVPIHKKKRRKRGFNQAEIFAKGIAEMLDQPMYTKIVERIHDTKPQKQLSPGERKNNLKKAFRGNLKEYQKAGTPKRILVIDDIYTTGSTAEAVTTALKQLGVQEVYVFCIAIGKGFS, from the coding sequence ATGTTATCATTTCTATTTCCTCCGATCTGTCCGTTATGTGCCAAAGAATTATTGGACAAAGGAGAACATATCTGTAAAATATGCAGTAAAAAGCAGATTTTTATCAAAGAACCCACATGTTATTCTTGTGGAAAATCAATGAAGAATCAGGAAAAAGAATATTGCAGTGACTGCAGACGGCATCCGAAGAATTTTGAACGTGGTATGGGGTTATGTATTTACCAGAAACCAGTTACTGATTCACTGGCTGCGATCAAATATAAGAATGAGAGAAAATTTGCACAGTATTATTTGGAAGAAATTCGAAAAAGAAAATACAGGGAATTGCTGCGACTAAAAGCAGATGCGGTAATTCCGGTGCCGATTCATAAAAAAAAGAGAAGAAAGAGAGGGTTTAATCAGGCAGAAATCTTTGCAAAGGGGATTGCAGAGATGTTGGATCAACCGATGTATACAAAGATTGTGGAAAGAATCCATGATACGAAACCACAGAAACAATTAAGCCCAGGAGAGAGAAAAAACAATTTAAAGAAAGCTTTTCGTGGAAATTTGAAAGAATATCAGAAAGCAGGGACGCCGAAAAGGATATTGGTGATAGATGACATTTATACGACAGGATCAACAGCGGAAGCAGTGACGACAGCGTTAAAACAATTGGGAGTGCAGGAAGTTTATGTATTTTGCATAGCGATCGGAAAAGGATTTTCCTGA
- a CDS encoding substrate-binding periplasmic protein, whose translation MQLKKLMIEVMVFFVLGCFLCACGKTKDQTRKTTKDANKEIMIGGDNYPPFNYTDENGNMAGIDVEFAREAFHRMGYKPVFVNIDWENKKNLVEQGKIDCIWACFSVTGRENDYHWAGPYMLSRQVIAVNDSSKINKLSDLKNKIIAVQSTTKPEELFLKQTDPKIPKVKQVYSMENRELIYTSLSRGYVDAIAAHEISIRQYMSDFEAKYRILDEDILETGIGVAFAKNDKRGIEKELSKTLKAMVKDGSAKKILQKYVPDAEKYLEVNSLER comes from the coding sequence ATGCAGTTAAAGAAGCTTATGATTGAAGTCATGGTCTTTTTCGTATTAGGCTGCTTTCTTTGTGCATGTGGAAAGACAAAAGATCAGACTAGAAAAACAACAAAAGATGCGAACAAAGAGATTATGATCGGTGGAGACAATTATCCGCCATTTAACTATACCGATGAGAATGGCAATATGGCAGGAATCGATGTAGAATTTGCCAGAGAAGCCTTTCATCGTATGGGTTATAAGCCGGTCTTTGTAAATATTGATTGGGAGAATAAGAAAAATCTTGTGGAACAAGGAAAAATAGATTGTATATGGGCGTGCTTTTCAGTGACAGGAAGAGAAAATGATTATCACTGGGCAGGTCCTTATATGCTGAGCCGTCAGGTGATCGCAGTGAACGACAGCAGCAAGATCAATAAGTTGTCTGATCTTAAGAATAAAATCATTGCGGTTCAGTCTACAACCAAACCAGAGGAATTATTTCTAAAACAAACAGATCCCAAAATACCAAAAGTAAAACAAGTCTACAGTATGGAAAACAGAGAATTGATCTATACTTCTCTGAGCAGAGGATATGTAGACGCTATTGCAGCACATGAGATCTCGATCAGACAGTATATGTCTGATTTTGAAGCAAAATACAGAATTCTTGATGAAGATATTCTTGAGACTGGAATTGGTGTTGCGTTTGCAAAAAATGATAAAAGAGGAATAGAAAAAGAACTGTCAAAGACATTAAAAGCAATGGTCAAAGATGGAAGTGCCAAAAAAATTCTACAAAAATATGTTCCTGATGCAGAAAAATATCTGGAGGTGAACAGCCTTGAGAGATAA
- the tnpA gene encoding IS200/IS605 family transposase translates to MSEEQYHSASHCKYLIQYHIIWCPKFRFSVLQGNVDIILKQILQKICNDYKYKIKALEVMPDHIHIFIDVPQTVAPCDVVRTLKSISAIELFKVFPKLKQFYAKCGVLWSRGYFVSTVGHISEATVIKYIEEQKNDK, encoded by the coding sequence GTGAGTGAGGAACAATATCATAGTGCTTCACATTGTAAATATTTGATACAGTATCATATCATTTGGTGTCCAAAGTTCAGATTTTCAGTATTACAAGGAAATGTCGATATCATTCTTAAACAGATATTACAGAAAATTTGTAATGATTATAAATACAAGATCAAAGCACTCGAAGTGATGCCAGATCATATACATATTTTCATAGATGTTCCGCAGACAGTTGCTCCTTGTGATGTTGTAAGAACTCTAAAAAGTATCAGTGCTATCGAATTATTTAAAGTATTTCCAAAATTAAAACAGTTCTATGCGAAATGTGGAGTATTATGGTCAAGAGGATACTTTGTATCTACTGTCGGACATATAAGCGAAGCTACAGTGATTAAGTATATTGAGGAGCAGAAAAATGATAAGTGA
- a CDS encoding amino acid ABC transporter ATP-binding protein produces MIDVKNLHKYFGSLEVLKGIDCHIDKGECVCVIGPSGSGKSTFLRCLNLLETPTKGDIVIDDMHLTEKDFDVDAMRKRVGMVFQHFNLFPHLTILENVTLAPIRHKMMTEEQAKEKAMELLNRVGVGDKADNYPAQLSGGQKQRVAIARSLALSPEVMLFDEPTSALDPEMVGEVLEVMKQLAQEGMTMVVVTHEMGFAREVANRVFFMDGGGILEEGTPEQIFDHPQEERTKAFLSKVL; encoded by the coding sequence GTGATAGACGTTAAGAATTTACATAAATATTTCGGATCTCTGGAAGTGTTAAAAGGCATTGACTGCCATATTGACAAAGGAGAATGCGTTTGCGTGATCGGACCATCCGGATCTGGAAAGAGTACATTTTTAAGATGCTTAAACTTATTAGAGACTCCGACAAAGGGAGATATTGTCATCGATGATATGCATTTGACAGAGAAAGACTTTGATGTAGATGCGATGAGAAAACGAGTTGGAATGGTATTTCAGCATTTTAACTTATTCCCACATCTGACAATCCTTGAGAATGTTACATTAGCTCCGATCCGTCACAAGATGATGACAGAAGAGCAAGCAAAAGAAAAAGCGATGGAATTGTTAAACCGTGTAGGCGTTGGTGATAAAGCTGATAATTATCCAGCGCAGTTATCTGGTGGACAGAAACAGCGTGTAGCGATCGCAAGATCACTGGCATTATCACCAGAAGTCATGCTGTTTGATGAACCAACTTCAGCACTTGACCCTGAGATGGTTGGAGAAGTATTAGAAGTTATGAAACAGCTTGCCCAAGAAGGTATGACAATGGTTGTCGTAACTCATGAGATGGGATTTGCAAGAGAAGTTGCCAATCGTGTATTTTTCATGGATGGTGGAGGAATCCTTGAAGAAGGAACACCAGAACAGATTTTTGACCATCCACAGGAAGAGCGAACAAAGGCATTTTTAAGCAAAGTATTATAA
- a CDS encoding basic amino acid ABC transporter substrate-binding protein translates to MKKFLTVALAGVLAASMLFTGCSKKEESKVPDKLIVGTNAEFPPFEYMNDKKQPDGFDIAMIKEIGKRMDKKVEIQNMEFKSLIGAMESNSINTIIAGMTKTKERQKSVDFSDSYYTSNQAIILKKDSKIKKLSQLEGKKVGVQEGTTGDIIASGEKFGEKNKVIVKTDVKRYRKGVDAVMDLKNGAIDAVVIDEKPAQEFVKNNAKKLKLVVDSAGAEYYCIAITKGNTAYKEEINKQIKAIKKDGTYDKLKAKYIDSAN, encoded by the coding sequence ATGAAAAAGTTTTTAACAGTCGCATTAGCTGGTGTACTGGCAGCATCTATGCTGTTTACAGGATGTAGTAAAAAAGAAGAAAGCAAGGTTCCAGACAAACTGATCGTAGGAACAAACGCAGAATTTCCACCATTCGAATATATGAATGATAAGAAACAGCCAGACGGTTTCGATATTGCTATGATCAAAGAAATCGGAAAACGTATGGACAAAAAGGTTGAGATCCAGAACATGGAATTCAAATCTCTGATCGGGGCTATGGAGTCTAATTCAATCAATACGATCATTGCAGGAATGACAAAGACAAAAGAACGTCAGAAATCTGTAGATTTTTCTGATAGCTACTATACATCTAATCAGGCAATTATCTTAAAGAAAGACAGCAAGATCAAAAAATTATCTCAGTTAGAAGGAAAGAAAGTTGGTGTTCAGGAAGGAACAACTGGTGACATCATTGCTTCTGGAGAAAAATTTGGTGAAAAGAACAAAGTCATCGTAAAGACAGATGTAAAACGTTATAGAAAGGGTGTTGACGCTGTTATGGATCTGAAAAACGGTGCAATTGATGCGGTTGTTATTGATGAAAAACCAGCACAGGAATTTGTGAAAAACAATGCGAAGAAGTTAAAATTAGTTGTTGACTCTGCAGGTGCGGAATACTACTGTATCGCAATTACAAAAGGTAACACAGCATACAAAGAAGAGATCAACAAACAGATCAAAGCAATCAAAAAAGACGGAACATATGATAAGCTGAAAGCAAAATACATTGATTCCGCAAACTAG
- the dnaB gene encoding replicative DNA helicase, with product MDEAFIKKVQPNSPEAEQSVIGAMIMDRDAIADVIDIVNADDFYQKQNGILFEAMTELYREGKPVDLVTLQNKLKKKDVPESMKSLEFIRDLLEVVPTSANAKQYATIVREKATLRKLIKVTEDITTECYLGKDDVTEILDHTEKNVFGLLQQASGREEFVPIDKVVLNTLDAIEEAASSAGRVTGIATGFTDLDYKLSGLHPSELIIVAARPAMGKTAFVLNIAQKAAVRDHVPTAIFSLEMSKEQLVTRMMAMEAMVDSQSIRTGDLQETDWEKIMESAGTIGRSPLIIDDTPGITIAELRSKCRRYKQIHGLDLIIIDYLQLMSGGKRSESRQQEISEISRSLKALAREMNAPVIALSQLSRRVEERKPAKPMLSDLRESGSIEQDADVVMFIYRDEYYNEDSEKKGIAEIIVDKQRNGSTGSVELVWLGQYTKFGNKERAPH from the coding sequence ATGGATGAAGCATTTATCAAGAAAGTGCAGCCGAACAGCCCGGAGGCAGAACAGTCTGTGATCGGTGCGATGATCATGGACAGGGATGCGATCGCAGATGTTATCGATATTGTGAATGCCGATGATTTCTATCAGAAGCAGAACGGCATCTTATTTGAAGCGATGACAGAATTATACCGGGAAGGAAAGCCGGTCGATCTGGTAACGCTTCAGAATAAATTAAAGAAAAAAGACGTGCCGGAATCTATGAAGAGTCTTGAATTTATCAGGGATCTTCTGGAAGTTGTTCCAACGTCAGCCAATGCCAAACAATACGCAACGATCGTCAGGGAAAAGGCAACACTTCGTAAATTGATCAAAGTTACAGAAGATATCACAACAGAATGTTATCTTGGTAAAGATGATGTGACCGAGATCTTGGATCACACAGAGAAGAATGTATTCGGACTTCTTCAGCAGGCAAGTGGAAGAGAAGAGTTTGTTCCAATTGACAAAGTTGTGTTAAATACACTGGATGCGATCGAAGAAGCGGCAAGTTCTGCTGGGCGAGTCACAGGTATTGCAACAGGATTTACAGATCTTGATTACAAATTATCGGGACTACATCCATCAGAACTGATCATCGTGGCGGCACGTCCTGCTATGGGTAAGACAGCATTTGTGTTGAATATCGCACAGAAAGCGGCAGTCAGGGATCACGTTCCAACAGCGATCTTTAGTCTGGAGATGTCGAAAGAACAGCTTGTAACCCGTATGATGGCGATGGAAGCGATGGTAGATTCACAATCTATCCGTACTGGTGATCTTCAGGAAACCGACTGGGAGAAGATCATGGAAAGTGCGGGAACGATCGGTCGTTCTCCATTGATCATTGATGATACACCAGGTATTACGATTGCAGAATTACGATCTAAGTGTCGTAGATACAAACAGATTCATGGACTGGACCTGATCATTATCGACTACCTGCAGTTGATGTCAGGTGGTAAGCGTTCTGAATCCAGACAGCAGGAGATTTCAGAGATCTCAAGATCGTTAAAAGCATTAGCAAGAGAGATGAATGCACCAGTGATCGCATTATCTCAGCTAAGTCGAAGAGTTGAAGAGAGAAAACCAGCCAAGCCAATGCTATCAGATCTTCGTGAGTCAGGATCGATCGAGCAGGATGCCGACGTTGTTATGTTTATTTATCGTGATGAATATTATAATGAAGATTCCGAGAAGAAAGGAATTGCAGAGATCATCGTCGACAAACAGCGAAATGGTTCAACAGGTAGTGTAGAGCTTGTATGGCTCGGACAATACACCAAATTTGGCAATAAAGAGAGAGCACCACATTAA
- a CDS encoding diguanylate cyclase, whose protein sequence is MNQNIKITRQQAEEEAKMLEKVFDVVRFLEGDFFEQMQDDPRIGVKIGMCQCYDFWKKNKPCENCTSMKAYAEKKQKTKLEFLDADVFLVISRYLEIDDEACVMELVKHLENDTLIDTDGRDKLVGKLKGYQDKLYIDPVTGVYNRRYFEDEIRNMQNSAGVAMIDLDDFKLYNDIYGHDMGDQVLCIVADVIKNCIRKTDKLIRYGGDEFLLILSDMVRGTLRGKLLQIQEAIENATIPNCSRLKLTASIGGVISEDGQIDEAIAKADQLMYKAKDHKAQVITECDKTIFKKEKIQNKPKILIVDDSEFNRAILKEILEETYEIIEADGGNEALHKIDEYGMKISLVLLDIIMREKDGFEVLKYMEEERLISDIPVIIISSEDSANYIRRAYEMGVSDYINRPFDANIVYQRVSNTVKLYAKQRRLMAMVTRV, encoded by the coding sequence GTGAACCAGAATATAAAGATAACCAGACAACAGGCAGAAGAAGAAGCTAAAATGCTGGAGAAAGTATTTGATGTTGTCAGGTTTTTGGAGGGGGATTTTTTTGAGCAGATGCAAGATGATCCACGCATCGGAGTAAAAATTGGAATGTGTCAGTGCTATGATTTTTGGAAGAAGAATAAACCATGTGAGAATTGTACATCAATGAAAGCATACGCGGAGAAGAAACAAAAAACAAAACTGGAATTTTTGGATGCGGATGTTTTTCTGGTCATTTCAAGATATCTGGAAATAGATGATGAAGCATGTGTTATGGAACTTGTTAAGCATCTTGAGAATGATACGTTGATCGATACCGATGGAAGGGACAAACTTGTTGGCAAGTTAAAAGGGTATCAGGATAAATTATACATAGATCCGGTAACAGGCGTTTACAATCGAAGATATTTTGAAGATGAGATTCGTAATATGCAGAATTCGGCAGGGGTTGCGATGATCGATCTGGATGATTTTAAATTGTATAATGATATTTATGGACATGATATGGGAGATCAGGTTCTCTGTATTGTTGCGGATGTGATCAAGAATTGTATTCGCAAGACAGATAAGTTAATACGTTATGGCGGAGATGAATTTTTATTGATCTTGTCGGATATGGTAAGAGGTACTTTGCGTGGGAAATTGCTTCAGATTCAAGAGGCTATTGAGAATGCAACGATTCCAAACTGCTCTAGATTGAAGCTTACAGCAAGTATTGGAGGAGTGATATCGGAAGATGGGCAGATCGATGAGGCGATCGCGAAAGCAGACCAGTTGATGTATAAGGCAAAAGATCATAAGGCACAGGTCATAACAGAATGTGATAAAACGATATTTAAAAAGGAAAAAATTCAGAATAAACCTAAAATTTTGATCGTTGATGATTCAGAATTTAACCGTGCGATCTTGAAAGAGATTTTAGAGGAAACCTACGAAATCATAGAAGCTGATGGTGGAAATGAAGCATTGCATAAGATCGATGAATATGGAATGAAAATTTCGCTTGTACTATTAGATATCATTATGCGAGAAAAGGATGGTTTTGAAGTTTTGAAATATATGGAAGAAGAGCGTTTAATCTCAGATATTCCAGTTATTATAATCTCAAGTGAGGATTCTGCGAATTATATCAGAAGAGCTTATGAGATGGGAGTTTCTGATTATATTAACCGCCCATTTGATGCCAATATTGTCTATCAGAGAGTATCTAATACAGTGAAATTATATGCAAAACAAAGAAGATTGATGGCAATGGTTACAAGAGTTTAG
- the rplI gene encoding 50S ribosomal protein L9: protein MKVILLEDVKSVGKKDEVVEVNNGYARNVLFRKNLAIEATNKALNDLKLRKANDDKLAAEALADAKVLAKEIEEKQLVLKMKVGEGGRTFGSISTKEIAAEAKKQLGYDLDKKKMHCEPIKNLGFHDVAIKVHPQVTATLRVKVEEK from the coding sequence ATGAAAGTTATTTTATTAGAAGATGTAAAATCAGTTGGAAAAAAAGATGAAGTAGTAGAGGTTAACAACGGATATGCAAGAAATGTATTATTCCGCAAGAATTTAGCAATTGAAGCTACAAATAAAGCATTAAATGATCTAAAATTAAGAAAGGCAAATGATGATAAACTGGCTGCAGAAGCATTAGCAGATGCCAAAGTTTTAGCAAAAGAGATTGAAGAAAAACAATTGGTATTAAAGATGAAGGTTGGAGAAGGTGGAAGAACATTTGGATCTATTTCCACAAAAGAAATCGCAGCAGAAGCAAAGAAACAGTTAGGATATGATTTAGATAAGAAAAAAATGCATTGTGAACCAATCAAGAATCTTGGATTCCATGATGTTGCGATCAAAGTTCATCCACAGGTAACAGCAACATTAAGAGTTAAAGTAGAAGAAAAATAA
- the mutY gene encoding A/G-specific adenine glycosylase, with protein MEQRYDLSGSLLHWYDYNKRILPWRENKDPYRIWISEIMLQQTRVEAVKPYFDRFMEVLPTVYDLAKVDDDRLMKLWEGLGYYNRARNLKAAAQTIVEEYGGQLPADYDKLLSLKGIGMYTAGAIGSIAFELQVPAVDGNVLRVLTRLWGDDSDILKDKTKKAMGRRVMEFMPEDRPGDFNQALIELGATVCVPNGQPLCDQCPWDTVCKAYKEDLIDQLPVKTPKKARRIEHKTVFLLECGEQIAIHKRGDKGLLAGLWEFPNEDKKMDAEDIKEWMAEHHMEDAKTKAAGKGKHIFSHVEWHMEGVRISLKTPIQSENYVWVLKKELENTYALPSAFEIFRKIL; from the coding sequence ATGGAACAACGATATGATTTAAGCGGATCATTGCTTCACTGGTACGATTATAATAAACGGATCTTACCATGGAGAGAGAATAAAGATCCATACAGAATCTGGATTTCCGAGATCATGCTGCAACAGACAAGAGTGGAAGCGGTAAAGCCGTATTTTGATCGTTTTATGGAAGTGCTGCCAACGGTTTATGATCTTGCTAAAGTAGATGATGACCGGTTGATGAAATTGTGGGAAGGACTTGGTTATTACAATCGAGCAAGGAATTTAAAAGCAGCAGCACAGACGATCGTTGAAGAATATGGTGGACAACTGCCTGCTGATTATGATAAATTATTATCGCTGAAGGGCATTGGAATGTATACAGCAGGAGCAATCGGATCGATCGCATTTGAATTACAGGTTCCTGCAGTCGATGGAAATGTTCTTCGTGTGCTGACTAGATTGTGGGGAGATGATTCTGATATTCTCAAAGATAAGACAAAGAAAGCGATGGGAAGAAGAGTCATGGAATTTATGCCGGAAGACCGACCGGGAGATTTTAATCAGGCATTGATCGAACTTGGAGCAACTGTTTGCGTGCCGAATGGGCAGCCATTATGTGATCAATGTCCATGGGATACAGTCTGTAAGGCATATAAAGAAGATCTCATTGATCAATTACCGGTCAAGACACCAAAGAAGGCAAGACGGATTGAACATAAGACTGTATTTTTATTAGAATGCGGAGAGCAGATCGCAATCCATAAAAGAGGAGACAAAGGATTGCTTGCCGGACTATGGGAGTTCCCGAATGAAGATAAGAAAATGGATGCCGAAGATATCAAGGAATGGATGGCAGAGCATCATATGGAAGATGCAAAGACAAAAGCAGCAGGAAAGGGAAAACATATTTTCAGTCATGTGGAATGGCACATGGAAGGAGTAAGAATTTCCTTGAAAACACCGATTCAGAGTGAAAATTACGTCTGGGTACTAAAAAAAGAACTAGAAAATACGTATGCATTGCCGTCAGCATTTGAAATATTCCGTAAGATATTGTAA